In one Drosophila pseudoobscura strain MV-25-SWS-2005 chromosome X, UCI_Dpse_MV25, whole genome shotgun sequence genomic region, the following are encoded:
- the Mcm6 gene encoding DNA replication licensing factor Mcm6 translates to MDVADAQIGQLRVKDDVGIRTQKLFQDFLEEFKENGEIKYTRPAANLESPDRCTLEVSFEDVEKYDQNLATAIIEEYYHVYPFLCQSVSNYVKDRIGLKTNKDCYVAFTEVPTRHKVRDLTTSKIGTLIRISGQVVRTHPVHPELVSGTFMCLDCQTEIRNVEQQFKFTNPTICRNPVCSNRRRFMLDVEKSLFLDFQKIRIQETQAELPRGCIPRAVEIILRSELVETVQAGDRYDFTGTLIVVPDVSVLAMPGTRAESGSRHKPGEGMEGVTGLKALGMRELNYRMAFLACSVQATTARFGGTDLPMSEVTAEDMKKQMTDAEWHKIYEMSKDRNLYQNLITCLFPSIYGNDEVKRGILLQLFGGVAKTTIEKTSLRGDVNVCIVGDPSTAKSQFLKQVSDFSPRAIYTSGKASSAAGLTAAVVRDEESFDFVIEAGALMLADNGICCIDEFDKMDLRDQVAIHEAMEQQTISIARAGVRATLNARTSILAAANPINGRYDRSKSLQQNIQLSAPIMSRFDLFFILVDECNEVVDYAIARKIVDLHSNIEESVERAYSREEVLRYVTFARQFKPIIGQEAGKMLVENYGHLRQRDTGTAGRSTWRITVRQLESMIRLSEAMAKLECSNRVLERHVKEAFRLLNKSIIRVEQPDIHLDDDDDLDVDDGIQDDIDMENNGSAANTETDTLDTSGASTVQKKKFTLSFEDYKNLSTMLVLHMRGEEARCEVEGSDSGMKRSDVVTWYLEQVADQIESEDELISRKNLIEKLIDRLIYHDQVIIPLKTSNLSRIKGPAEEQVDNDPLLVVHPNYVVD, encoded by the coding sequence ATGGATGTTGCAGATGCACAAATCGGTCAGTTACGCGTCAAAGATGATGTGGGAATACGCACCCAGAAGCTCTTTCAAGACTTCCTCGAGGAGTTCAAGGAGAATGGCGAAATCAAGTACACTCGTCCCGCCGCAAATCTCGAGTCGCCCGATCGCTGCACCCTTGAGGTGAGCTTTGAGGATGTGGAGAAGTACGACCAGAACCTAGCCACGGCTATCATCGAGGAGTACTACCACGTCTACCCGTTCCTCTGCCAGTCGGTCTCCAACTACGTGAAGGATCGCATTGGCCTCAAAACAAACAAGGACTGCTATGTGGCCTTCACGGAGGTGCCGACTCGTCACAAGGTGCGTGATCTGACTACTTCGAAGATCGGCACCCTTATCCGCATCTCCGGTCAAGTGGTGCGAACGCATCCCGTCCACCCGGAGCTCGTCTCGGGCACCTTCATGTGCCTGGACTGCCAAACTGAAATCCGTAACGTGGAGCAGCAGTTCAAATTCACCAATCCCACCATCTGCCGAAATCCCGTGTGCTCTAACCGCCGCCGTTTCATGCTCGATGTAGAGAAGAGCCTGTTTCTCGACTTTCAAAAGATCCGTATCCAGGAGACACAGGCGGAGCTTCCCCGCGGCTGCATTCCGCGTGCAGTTGAGATTATTTTGCGCTCAGAACTGGTGGAGACCGTCCAGGCTGGCGATCGCTACGATTTCACCGGCACTCTCATCGTGGTACCCGATGTCAGTGTGCTGGCAATGCCTGGAACCAGAGCCGAGTCCGGCTCCCGCCACAAGCCCGGCGAGGGCATGGAGGGAGTCACCGGATTGAAGGCCCTAGGTATGCGCGAGCTCAACTATCGCATGGCCTTCCTGGCCTGCAGCGTCCAGGCAACCACTGCGCGCTTCGGCGGCACAGATCTTCCCATGTCTGAGGTCACCGCCGAGGACATGAAGAAGCAGATGACGGACGCCGAGTGGCATAAGATCTACGAGATGTCCAAGGATCGCAACCTGTACCAGAACCTCATCACCTGCCTCTTCCCCTCCATTTACGGCAACGACGAAGTGAAGCGGGGAATTTTGCTGCAGCTGTTCGGGGGCGTAGCCAAGACCACAATAGAGAAGACCTCGCTCCGTGGCGACGTCAACGTCTGCATTGTCGGCGATCCCAGCACGGCCAAGTCGCAGTTCCTCAAGCAGGTGTCGGACTTCTCGCCACGCGCCATTTACACTTCGGGGAAGGCCTCATCGGCGGCAGGTCTCACGGCCGCGGTGGTGCGCGACGAAGAAAGCTTCGACTTTGTGATCGAGGCGGGCGCCCTGATGTTGGCCGACAACGGCATCTGTTGCATCGACGAATTTGACAAGATGGACCTGCGCGACCAGGTGGCCATACATGAGGCCATGGAGCAGCAGACGATCTCGATTGCCCGCGCCGGAGTCCGGGCCACACTGAATGCCCGCACATCGATCCTGGCCGCTGCCAATCCTATCAATGGCCGCTACGACCGTTCCAAGAGTCTACAGCAGAACATCCAGCTGTCGGCTCCGATCATGTCTCGCTTTGATTTGTTCTTCATTCTGGTCGACGAGTGTAACGAGGTGGTGGACTATGCCATTGCTCGGAAGATTGTGGACCTCCACTCGAACATAGAAGAATCGGTAGAGCGGGCATACAGCCGCGAGGAGGTACTGCGCTACGTGACCTTCGCTCGCCAGTTCAAGCCGATCATCGGCCAGGAGGCCGGCAAAATGCTGGTGGAGAACTACGGCCATCTGCGCCAGCGTGATACGGGCACCGCCGGCCGTAGCACCTGGCGTATCACCGTCCGCCAGCTGGAGTCTATGATCCGGCTGAGCGAAGCCATGGCCAAGCTGGAGTGCTCGAATCGTGTGCTGGAGCGACACGTCAAGGAGGCCTTCCGTTTGCTGAACAAGTCTATTATCCGCGTGGAGCAGCCCGACATCCACTtggacgatgacgatgatctGGACGTGGACGATGGCATTCAGGATGATATTGACATGGAGAACAACGGGTCTGCGGCCAACACTGAAACCGACACCTTAGACACTTCGGGCGCCAGCACTGTCCAGAAGAAGAAGTTTACCCTCTCTTTCGAGGACTATAAGAACCTATCCACCATGCTGGTGCTACACATGCGTGGCGAAGAAGCCCGCTGCGAGGTTGAGGGCAGCGATTCTGGCATGAAGCGTAGTGATGTAGTCACCTGGTACCTGGAACAGGTCGCCGACCAGATCGAGTCAGAGGACGAGCTCATCTCGCGTAAGAACCTCATCGAAAAGTTGATCGATCGCCTCATCTACCACGACCAGGTAATCATTCCCCTTAAGACATCCAACCTGTCCAGGATCAAAGGGCCGGCAGAGGAGCAAGTGGACAATGATCCCCTTCTAGTGGTCCATCCCAACTACGTCGTCGATTAA
- the ND-ASHI gene encoding NADH dehydrogenase [ubiquinone] 1 beta subcomplex subunit 8, mitochondrial codes for MLTFVKSVFLARKLCVANPALASQVVRSMAGWNKDYKPAPFPKTEKEREAAAKKYYLLPEEYKPYADDGLGYGDYPKVGGGLGVENKDSYYPWDYPEHKRNLHEPISADHDLYSEDRYSQAEKPRYSTSYYVLSFVGVMSGCLALYYWLEDKKMYRPVAAKQYPGDGVKHYTFEK; via the exons ATGTTGACGTTTGTGAAGTCTGTGTTCTTGGCACGGAAATTGTGTGTGGCCAATCCTGCTCTGGCCAGCCAGGTGGTTCGCAGCA TGGCTGGATGGAACAAGGACTACAAGCCAGCCCCCTTCCCAAAGACAGAGAAGGAGCGCGAGGCAGCCGCTAAGAAGTATTATCTTCTGCCCGAAGAGTACAAGCCCTATGCCGACGATGGTTTGGGCTATGGCGACTATCCGAAGGTTGGCGGCGGCCTAGGTGTGGAGAATAAGGATAGCTACTATCCCTGGGATTATCCCGAGCACAAACGCAACCTCCACGAGCCC aTCTCGGCGGATCATGACTTGTATAGCGAAGACCGCTACTCACAGGCCGAGAAGCCGCGCTATAGCACCTCGTACTACGTCTTGAGCTTTGTGGGTGTCATGTCCGGCTGCCTGGCCCTCTACTACTGGCTGGAGGACAAGAAAATGTATCGTCCTGTGGCAGCCAAGCAATACCCTGGTGATGGTGTCAAGCACTACACCTTTGAGAAGTAA
- the Fum1 gene encoding fumarate hydratase, mitochondrial isoform X1, with product MVLPLLQRSTLRGVQQLAQPWSAAGFSLRMASQEFRVESDTFGELKVPADKYYGAQTMRSQINFPIGGTTERMPKPVVQAMGILKKAAAEVNKEFGLDTKVSEAISKAADDVISGKLYDDHFPLVIWQTGSGTQSNMNVNEVISNRAIELLGGKLGSKTPVHPNDHVNKSQSSNDTFPTAIHISVALELNNNLKPAIKTLHDALAAKSKEFKDIIKIGRTHTMDAVPLTLGQEFSGYAQQLAYAQERIDACLPRVYELALGGTAVGTGLNTRKGFAEKCAAKIAQLTSLPFVTAPNKFEALAARDAMVEVHGVLNTIAVSLMKIANDIRFLGSGPRCGLGELSLPENEPGSSIMPGKVNPTQCESLTMLSAQVMGNHVAVTIGGANGHFELNVFKPLIVSNVLRSIRLLSDGSRTFTANCVNGIQANRDNIAKIMNESLMLVTALNPHIGYDKAAKIAKTAHKNGTTLKEESINLGYLTEQQFNDWVKPEEMLGPK from the exons ATGGTTCTACCTTTACTACAGCGCTCCACACTTCGCGGCGTGCAACAGTTAGCCCAGCCATGGTCCGCAGCTGGCTTCAGCCTGAGAATG GCCTCCCAGGAGTTCCGCGTGGAAAGCGACACGTTTGGAGAGCTAAAGGTGCCGGCGGACAAGTACTATGGCGCCCAAACGATGCGCTCTCAGATCAACTTCCCCATAGGCGGGACCACAGAGCGTATGCCG AAACCTGTGGTGCAGGCAATGGGCATCCTAAAGAAGGCCGCAGCCGAAGTGAACAAGGAATTCGGCCTGGACACCAAGGTGAGCGAGGCCATCTCCAAGGCCGCCGATGATGTGATTTCGGGCAAGCTCTACGACGACCACTTTCCCCTAGTGATCTGGCAGACAGGCTCCGGCACCCAGAGTAACATGAATGTCAACGAG GTGATCAGCAATCGCGCCATTGAGCTGCTGGGTGGCAAGCTGGGATCCAAGACTCCAGTGCATCCAAACGACCATGTGAACAAGTCGCAGAGCTCCAATGATACCTTTCCCACGGCTATCCACATCTCTGTGGCCTTGGAGCTGAACAACAACCTGAAGCCAGCCATCAAGACACTGCACGACGCGTTGGCCGCCAAGTCGAAAGAGTTCAAGGACATCATCAAGATCGGTCGCACCCACACCATGGACGCTGTCCCACTGACGCTCGGCCAGGAATTCAGCGGTTATGCCCAGCAGCTGGCCTACGCCCAAGAGCGCATCGACGCCTGCCTGCCGCGCGTCTATGAGTTGGCACTCGGCGGCACAGCCGTCGGCACTGGCCTTAACACCCGCAAGGGATTCGCCGAGAAGTGCGCCGCCAAGATCGCCCAGCTGACCAGCCTGCCCTTCGTGACGGCGCCCAACAAATTCGAGGCTCTGGCCGCCCGCGACGCCATGGTGGAGGTGCATGGGGTACTTAACACGATTGCCGTGAGCCTCATGAAGATTGCCAACGACATCCGATTCCTGGGCTCCGGTCCGCGCTGTGGCCTGGGGGAGCTCTCCCTGCCCGAAAACGAGCCCGGCAGTTCCATTATGCCTGGAAAGGTGAATCCCACGCAGTGCGAGTCCCTCACAATGTTGTCTGCCCAAGTCATGGGCAACCATGTGGCCGTAACAATCGGTGGTGCCAACGGACACTTCGAGCTGAATGTGTTCAAGCCCCTAATAGTGTCAAATGTGCTACGCTCTATTCGCCTGCTTT CTGACGGCAGTCGCACCTTCACCGCCAATTGCGTGAACGGCATCCAGGCCAATCGCGACAACATTGCCAAGATCATGAACGAGTCCCTGATGTTGGTGACGGCCCTCAACCCGCACATCGGTTACGACAAGGCGGCCAAGATCGCTAAGACGGCGCACAAGAATGGAACAACCCTCAAGGAGGAGTCTATAAACTTGGGCTACCTCACCGAGCAGCAGTTCAACGACTGGGTAAAGCCCGAAGAGATGCTCGGACCCAAGTAG
- the Fum1 gene encoding fumarate hydratase, mitochondrial isoform X2, whose protein sequence is MASQEFRVESDTFGELKVPADKYYGAQTMRSQINFPIGGTTERMPKPVVQAMGILKKAAAEVNKEFGLDTKVSEAISKAADDVISGKLYDDHFPLVIWQTGSGTQSNMNVNEVISNRAIELLGGKLGSKTPVHPNDHVNKSQSSNDTFPTAIHISVALELNNNLKPAIKTLHDALAAKSKEFKDIIKIGRTHTMDAVPLTLGQEFSGYAQQLAYAQERIDACLPRVYELALGGTAVGTGLNTRKGFAEKCAAKIAQLTSLPFVTAPNKFEALAARDAMVEVHGVLNTIAVSLMKIANDIRFLGSGPRCGLGELSLPENEPGSSIMPGKVNPTQCESLTMLSAQVMGNHVAVTIGGANGHFELNVFKPLIVSNVLRSIRLLSDGSRTFTANCVNGIQANRDNIAKIMNESLMLVTALNPHIGYDKAAKIAKTAHKNGTTLKEESINLGYLTEQQFNDWVKPEEMLGPK, encoded by the exons ATG GCCTCCCAGGAGTTCCGCGTGGAAAGCGACACGTTTGGAGAGCTAAAGGTGCCGGCGGACAAGTACTATGGCGCCCAAACGATGCGCTCTCAGATCAACTTCCCCATAGGCGGGACCACAGAGCGTATGCCG AAACCTGTGGTGCAGGCAATGGGCATCCTAAAGAAGGCCGCAGCCGAAGTGAACAAGGAATTCGGCCTGGACACCAAGGTGAGCGAGGCCATCTCCAAGGCCGCCGATGATGTGATTTCGGGCAAGCTCTACGACGACCACTTTCCCCTAGTGATCTGGCAGACAGGCTCCGGCACCCAGAGTAACATGAATGTCAACGAG GTGATCAGCAATCGCGCCATTGAGCTGCTGGGTGGCAAGCTGGGATCCAAGACTCCAGTGCATCCAAACGACCATGTGAACAAGTCGCAGAGCTCCAATGATACCTTTCCCACGGCTATCCACATCTCTGTGGCCTTGGAGCTGAACAACAACCTGAAGCCAGCCATCAAGACACTGCACGACGCGTTGGCCGCCAAGTCGAAAGAGTTCAAGGACATCATCAAGATCGGTCGCACCCACACCATGGACGCTGTCCCACTGACGCTCGGCCAGGAATTCAGCGGTTATGCCCAGCAGCTGGCCTACGCCCAAGAGCGCATCGACGCCTGCCTGCCGCGCGTCTATGAGTTGGCACTCGGCGGCACAGCCGTCGGCACTGGCCTTAACACCCGCAAGGGATTCGCCGAGAAGTGCGCCGCCAAGATCGCCCAGCTGACCAGCCTGCCCTTCGTGACGGCGCCCAACAAATTCGAGGCTCTGGCCGCCCGCGACGCCATGGTGGAGGTGCATGGGGTACTTAACACGATTGCCGTGAGCCTCATGAAGATTGCCAACGACATCCGATTCCTGGGCTCCGGTCCGCGCTGTGGCCTGGGGGAGCTCTCCCTGCCCGAAAACGAGCCCGGCAGTTCCATTATGCCTGGAAAGGTGAATCCCACGCAGTGCGAGTCCCTCACAATGTTGTCTGCCCAAGTCATGGGCAACCATGTGGCCGTAACAATCGGTGGTGCCAACGGACACTTCGAGCTGAATGTGTTCAAGCCCCTAATAGTGTCAAATGTGCTACGCTCTATTCGCCTGCTTT CTGACGGCAGTCGCACCTTCACCGCCAATTGCGTGAACGGCATCCAGGCCAATCGCGACAACATTGCCAAGATCATGAACGAGTCCCTGATGTTGGTGACGGCCCTCAACCCGCACATCGGTTACGACAAGGCGGCCAAGATCGCTAAGACGGCGCACAAGAATGGAACAACCCTCAAGGAGGAGTCTATAAACTTGGGCTACCTCACCGAGCAGCAGTTCAACGACTGGGTAAAGCCCGAAGAGATGCTCGGACCCAAGTAG